One Triticum dicoccoides isolate Atlit2015 ecotype Zavitan chromosome 5B, WEW_v2.0, whole genome shotgun sequence genomic window carries:
- the LOC119308135 gene encoding nifU-like protein 1, chloroplastic, protein MQAAVAASAWVPTTSPSTSSFKVGVSSRLRGRRTPSAAATSVAVSTRQPLEVVRPIADPNPVVDSPLTAENVELVLDQVRPYLMADGGNVALHEIDGNVVRLKLQGACGACPSSVMTMRMGIQRRLMDEIPEIAAVEAITDKEAGLKLNEENVEKVLDEIRPYLTGAGGGNLRFVAINKFFVKVQLKGPAAGVAAVRVAVAQKLREKIPSIAAVRLLP, encoded by the exons ATGCAGGCGGCGGTAGCGGCGTCGGCGTGGGTGCCGACCACCTCGCCGTCTACCTCCTCCTTCAAG GTTGGGGTCTCGTCGCGCTTGCGTGGGAGGAGAACGCCCTCTGCCGCGGCAACTTCGGTCGCCGTGTCCACTCGCCAGCCGCTGGAAG TTGTTCGACCCATTGCCGACCCGAATCCGGTGGTCGATTCACCATTAACCGCTGAAAATGTGGAGCTTGTTCTGGATCAAGTCCGGCCGTATCTCATGGCAGACGGCGGCAACGTTGCCTTGCATGAGATCGACGGGAATGTGGTGAGGCTCAAGCTGCAAGGAGCATGCGGGGCGTGCCCAAGCTCGGTGATGACCATGAGGATGGGCATTCAGCGGCGTTTGATGGATGAAATACCAGAGATTGCTGCAGTTGAAGCTATCACGGACAAGGAGGCTGGGCTTAAGCTGAACGAAGAGAATGTTGAAAAG GTACTCGATGAGATCAGGCCATACCTCACCGGCGCAGGAGGCGGTAATCTCAGGTTTGTCGCGATCAACAAATTCTTCGTGAAAGTCCAACTCAAGGGCCCTGCAGCAGGTGTGGCGGCCGTCCGAGTTGCTGTAGCACAGAAGCTCAGAGAGAAGATCCCATCCATCGCAGCTGTCCGGCTATTGCCGTAA